A single window of Nicotiana tomentosiformis chromosome 1, ASM39032v3, whole genome shotgun sequence DNA harbors:
- the LOC138909098 gene encoding uncharacterized protein yields the protein MIIKSFKKRLEAAKGKWPEELPGVLWAYRSKAKSSTGEIPFSLVDGAEALISVEVGEPTLRYFLADEEANNEALLVKLDLLDERRDLAHIRMVAQKQRMERYYNRRANLRYFKVGDLVLRKVTQNTREINAGKLGPTWKDPYRVSVITGKGSYELENQDGVKLPSNWNVLNEDGKHTTKEMSSVEIRPLNDKALKQKTTAGWLNSLWLNGKFLMGSKSCHRTKGYSTVHKCFSLNKPLGGG from the exons ATGATTATTAAAAGCTTCAAAAagaggttggaagcagcaaaggGCAAGTGGCCCGAAGAGTTACCAGGGGTGCTATGGGCATACCGGTCGAAAGCCAAGTCAAGCACAGGGGAGATACCTTTCTCTCTCGTAGACGGCGCAGAAGCACTGATCTcggtggaagtaggagaaccgacCTTACGGTACTTCCTGGCGGACGAAGAAGCAAATAATGAAGCATTGCTGGTCAAACTGGATCTACTTgacgaacgcagggacttggcgcatataagaaTGGTGGCTCAGAAACAAAGGATGGAAAGGTACTATAATCGGAGGGCTAATCTCCGCTATTttaaagtgggagacttggttttaaggaaagtgaCTCAAAACACTCGGGAGATCAACGCAGGAAAGCTGGGTCCGACTTGGAAAGACCCTTATCGGGTTTCAGTTATcaccggaaaaggatcatacGAACTAGAAAACCAAGATGGGGTCAAATTGCCGAGCAACTGGAAT gttttgaATGAGgacggaaagcatactacaaagGAAATGTCATCAGTAGagataagacctttaaatgacaaggcattgAAACAAAAAACCACTGCGGGATGGTTAAATAGTCTTTGGCTCAATGGCAAATTCCTAATGGGAAGCAAAAGTTGCCATCGGACCAAAGGCTATTCAACCGTTCACAAGTGTTTTTCCTTAAACAAGCCACTAGGGGGTGGTTAG